A region from the Dermacentor andersoni chromosome 11, qqDerAnde1_hic_scaffold, whole genome shotgun sequence genome encodes:
- the LOC126521937 gene encoding uncharacterized protein → MTGSAINFDKSLGVWIGNWEDHPSRFANIRWTVTPAKYLGVPLEHYRDAVDYWNAETERVRECTLKWGGRNFSMFARATVCNLFAVAKIFYVLQALCMSRANIQRLHRVLAVFVWGSSWERTSRTNLFRSVKNGGLGLAHLFIRQIVSRFVYLRDQNDPFLLTMFQTRLSEAIPEFIVSSHRCSQGRARGFLKEVVLAFQLLKVRFSMEYLSRVPRKRLYKDLVDTMLPAPLYRSMFCIGPEKDVLKRVKRMPVRPSVKSFFFQLHTNTLPVKPWLDEKRLSVPWSVNCLLCRKPETVEHIFLDCWDAVFHWDILQRTLKKDLPITPYGIRFLPTLNEDNVPYDMFMLVSLHSLWKTRMAVRHAEINARPVREYFIESICHIKELYNFQKEKPTWLSVMTELANFKRF, encoded by the coding sequence ATGACAGGCAGTGCTATCAACTTTGATAAATCCCTAGGGGTATGGATCGGCAACTGGGAAGACCATCCGAGTAGGTTTGCAAATATCCGCTGGACAGTCACGCCGGCAAAGTACCTAGGGGTGCCGCTTGAGCACTACCGTGACGCCGTTGATTACTGGAATGCCGAAACTGAAAGGGTTCGTGAATGTACACTTAAATGGGGAGGCCGCAATTTCTCTATGTTTGCGCGTGCGACAGTGTGCAACCTGTTTGCCGTTGCCAAAATTTTTTACGTGCTCCAAGCGTTGTGCATGTCAAGGGCTAACATACAACGTTTACACAGAGTACTCGCGGTGTTTGTATGGGGTTCAAGCTGGGAGCGCACCAGTCGCACTAATCTCTTTCGTTCGGTTAAAAATGGAGGATTAGGTCTGGCACATTTGTTCATTAGGCAGATTGTGTCGAGGTTTGTTTACTTACGGGACCAAAATGACCCATTTTTATTAACTATGTTTCAAACAAGGCTGAGCGAAGCTATACCTGAGTTTATTGTATCGTCACATCGGTGCAGTCAAGGCAGAGCGCGTGGTTTCTTAAAAGAGGTAGTCTTGGCTTTTCAGCTCTTAAAGGTTCGGTTTTCCATGGAATACTTAAGTAGGGTACCACGAAAGCGCTTATATAAGGACCTGGTAGACACAATGTTACCGGCGCCATTGTATCGCTCGATGTTCTGCATTGGACCTGAAAAGGACGTACTAAAAAGAGTAAAACGAATGCCAGTACGCCCGTCGGTAAAGTCCTTCTTTTTCCAGCTCCACACCAATACTTTACCTGTGAAACCGTGGCTAGATGAAAAAAGGCTTTCCGTGCCTTGGAGCGTCAACTGTTTACTATGCCGGAAACCCGAAACAgtagaacacatttttcttgactgcTGGGATGCTGTGTTCCAttgggacatcttacagagaacGCTAAAGAAGGACTTGCCGATTACACCATATGGGATTCGTTTCCTGCCTACTCTAAATGAAGACAACgtaccctatgacatgttcatgctggTGTCCTTGCATAGTTTATGGAAAACTAGAATGGCCGTGAGACATGCCGAAATAAACGCCCGGCCTGTTAgagaatacttcattgaaagcatTTGTCATATTAAGGAATTGTAcaattttcaaaaagaaaaaccaacatgGCTCAGTGTGATGACTGAGCTAGCGAACTTCAAGCGTTTTTAG